The genomic region GCATACAAAGGTATTAGCACTATTTATAACTTGGAAAAGGAGGTACTACGAAACAAATTCGCCGAAATTCACGAGGAGGGATCCTAACATGTCTATGACACCAACAAACGAGAATGTAATCCCACTAATAAAGAAGGAAAGCATAATTGCTCTACTGGAAAGAGGTACTAGAAGTGACGGAAGGAAATTCACAGATTACAGGCCTTTATCTATTACTTTGGGATATGCGAAGAAGGCTGATGGATCTGCCCTAGTGAAGCTGGGAGATACAACCGTTCTAGCAGGAGTCAAGGTAGAGGAAGACGAACCATATCCAGACACGCCCAATCAAGGAAACCTTGTGGTTAACGCTGAGCTACTTCCCTTAGCCTATGAAACCTTTGAGCCTGGCCCCCCTGATGAGAATGCTATAGAACTATCTAGGGTGGTAGATAGGAGCCTTAGGGATTCAAAGGCAGTTGATCTATCAGGGCTGGTCATAGAGCCCGGCAAGAAAGTGTGGACTGTATGGGTTGACATTTCAGTTTTGGATTACGGAGGAAACGTGTTGGACGCTTGCACCATTGCGGCCGTAGCTGCACTTTACGACGCTAAGTTACCCAAGGTAGTGAGAGAAAACGATAACATAATCATACAAAAAGAGGAGAAGGTCACTCCACTCCCAATTAAGTACCCTGTTGTTACCGTTTCCGTGGCAAAGATAGGAAAGTTTCTCGTGGTGGATCCAGACCTAGAAGAAGAGGGTATAATGGACGCTAAAATATCATTTTCCTACATACCCAGCGGCAATATCGTTGGTATACAGAAGTCAGGTGAAGGGAGTTTCAGCCAGCAAGAGGTGGAAGTGGCGGAGGGAATGGCATCTGCTACTAGTCAGAAGTTATTAGAAGAGCTTAAAAGTCTCATAGGAATTGGAAAAGGTGAGTCGTAATGCCATCCAAGAAGAGCTCAAGGATAGCTGGTAGATTTGGTGCAAGATATGGTTCCTCTCTAAGGAAGAAGTGGAGCGAGATAATGGAGAAGAGGTACGCTGATCACACTTGTCCCGTCTGCAAGACCACAGGTAAGGTTTACAGGATTGCGTCTGGAGTTTGGAGTTGTAAGAAGTGTGGTAGCAAGTGGGCTGGTCAGGCCTATACACCGAGTTAGAATCGTGATTACTAGCTCTAGGGATACATCCAGTAGAACAAGGAGTTTTTTAAATTATTTAGAGTACATTTTTCCTTATTCAGTGAAGGTAAATAGGGGAAAAAGGAGTATTGATGAGGTTTTTAAGATAGCGAGTCTATTGGGTGGAGAGTTACTCCTATTAGTTAATGTTTTAAAGGGCAATCCTAGTTCCCTGGAGGTTTATGATGTGATTACCAGAGAAAAATTGTACAATTTCTCGATAAAGGGCCTGAGGCTCAGAAGCGATTATGAGAAGTTTTCGTTATATAATTCCAGACGTAGATTATGCATTAAACATGCTGAGTTCGGGTGTAGCAAGGTGATTTCTCTCCTCATAGATCTCGGGGCCACAAGGGCATCAGACTGCACGGTCCACGCTGAGATAAAGTTTAACGAATACTGTACAGTAAGGTTTTCGAATTCTCAGGACAAGGAGATTCTCCTTCTGGGGTTAGCAGAATGATAACGATTGATATTTCACTAAAGCCGTTTAATTCGGGGCTTAGAAATTTAATAAAGAATTCTCTTATCATTGAAGATATTGACAAGGAATTCGTTTCCATCGTAGATGATTCCATTCTTATAAAATGTGATAGTGTTTCTAGGTGCAGAGCTATAATGAATTCTTATATATTCTGGATCTACAGTGTGTTGAGTACTCTAAATGAGGTAGAACAAGATGGCAGAAAGAATTCCTCCTGAACTCCAAACCCAGCTTCTAAAATTACAACAATTACAAAGCCAGTTAGAGAGGCTGACCTATGAGAAGAGTGTTATTGAGGGCGAGTTAAGAGAGGTCAATGAGGTTTTGAAGGAACTAGCTAATATACCGCAGGACTCGCCTGTCTACAAGATTGTGGGCAACCTCCTAATTAAACAGGACAGAAATAACGTTCAAAACGAGCTTAACGAAAGGAAAGAATTACTTGAACTTAAGAGCAGGACATATCAAAAACAAGAAGGACTTCTCAGGAAACAGTTTGAGGATCTACAGAAAAAGGTCAATGAGTTAATTCAGAAGTACTATCCGCAGGGCGCACCAGGAGCTTCTCCTCCAAAGGCTTAATATTTTTAGTTTAGCAACCAGAAGAATATTGTTATGCTGAGAATTTACGCCGATACTAGGGAGAAGCAATCTGGAATTCCTGACCTTTTACGCGATCTGGGTGCTTTAGTCTTCTTACAGCAGTTATCTGTTGGGGACTATATAGTAGCTGACGGGGTTGCAGTGGAAAGGAAAAATGTTTTTGACTTGATGAATTCTGTTTTTGACAAGAGATTTTTCGACCAACTGGAAAGGCTCAGGGAAGTCTACTCAAAGGTATTCATTCTTGTGGAGGGGAATTTGGAGGGAGCCAAGACAATTACAACTAAGTGGAAGATTTTCAACTCTGCCCTCATTACTGCCACTGTGGATTATGATGTTGGCGTCCTTTATTCTCTAGATAAGAGGGAATCTGCAGAAGTGTTGGTTACCCTGGCAAGAAGGTACCAGGAGAGGGGTGTAGAGAGAAAGCCTATTTCCCTTCATGACAAACCTAAGTTTGAAAGTTTAGATGAGATGCAGCTCTACCTCGTTCAATCTCTGCCCAACGTGGGAGGAAAGATAGCCCTAAGGTTGTTAACAGAATTTTCCACAGTAAGAAATATATGTAATTCTAGTATAGCAGACCTTGAGAGAGTAATGAAGAGCAGGAAAAAAGCGGAACTTCTGTATAAGATATTCAATACGAAGTTCTCTAGTAATTCAGATAAGAAGTCTGCGTCGCTGACAGATTTTGTAGAGGAATAAAGATTTTTGACTGTTTAATCAAGAATCTTCGTAACCCGGTAAATGGATCGTATTAAGGACCAGGCAGGAACTAGTCTGCTAAAAGCCGATGATAACTTTCCTATAATCACACTTTAATACCTCTGCTTATAGTACTACATGTTTACGATACTAGGTGAGATATCTTGCCCAAATATAAGACATCAGAACAAGTTTTGAGCCTAATGAAGGATAGGACAAGGGTAAGGAATATTGGTATCATTGCACACGTTGATCACGGTAAGACAACCACCAGCGACCAACTATTGGCTGCCTCAGGTATAATTTCACCTAAGGTAGCTGGAGAGGCATTAGCCCTGGACTATCTATCCGTAGAACAACAAAGGGGTATAACTGTTAAGGCAGCTAACGTAAGCTTGTACCACGAAGTTGAGGGTAAAGGTTACGTCATTAACCTGATTGATACTCCTGGACACGTTGATTTCAGCGGAAGGGTAACTAGAAGCCTCAGGGTGTTAGACGGATCCATCGTAGTGGTAGATTCTGTGGAAGGAGTAATGACACAAACTGAGACTGTGTTGAGGCAAAGCCTAGAGGAAAGGGTAAGGCCAATTCTGTTCGTTAATAAGGTGGACAGGCTGGTTAAGGAGTTGAAGTTAGGTCCTCAAGAAATGATGCAGAAGTTAATGGATATCATTAAGGAAGTAAACAATCTCATTAACATATATGCTGAGCCTGAACTAAAGGAGAAATGGGCCATTAATCCAACCTTGGGCAATGTGGTGTTTGGTTCGGCAAAGGACAGGTGGGGCTTTAGTATACCAATGGCTCAGAAAAAGGGCATCAACATGAAACATGTGATTGATGCCTATTCAACTACCGACAAGACAAAGATTAATGAATTAGCGTCTCAAGTACCCATAAACGAGGCACTTCTGGACGCAGTGATTAAGTTTGTACCAAATCCTGTGGACGCTCAGAAGTATAGAATTCCCAAGATATGGAAAGGCGACCTGGATAATGAGCTGGCAAAGTCCATGCTTAACGCGGATCCAAATGGTCCCGTCGTGATGATGATCACAGACATGAAGGTTGATCCACATGCAGGTCTGGTGGCGACAGGTAGGGTATTTTCCGGTACCATTAGGCCCGGTAGTGAGGTTTGGTTAGTCAATGCCAAGGCACCTCAGAAGGTCCTACAGGTCAGCATTTACATGGGTCAGTTTAGGGAGCTAGCAGATGAAATACCAGCAGGAAATATTGCTGCAGTGCTGGGCTTGGAAAGGGCCAGATCCGGTGAGACTCTCATAGACATTAGATATAAAGATCTTCAGGGAAGCTTTGAGAAGCTTCATTACGTCTCAGAGCCCGTGGTAACCATAGCAGTGGAGCCCAAGAATCCAAAGGACTTAACAAAAATGATTGATGCGCTAAGGAAGCTAAGTATTGAGGATCCTAACCTAGTGGTCAAGATTAATGAGGAGACCGGAGAGTATCTCCTCTCTGGAATGGGATTCCTACACGTTGAGGTCTCGTTACAGTTGCTAAAGGATAATTATGGCGTTGATGTAGTTACTACTCCACCAATCGTGGTGTATAGGGAGAGTGTAAGGAATAAGAGTCAGGTGTTTGAGGGTAAATCTCCCAACAAGCATAACAAGTTCTACATCAGTGTTGAACCGCTTAATGATAAGACGATTGAACTGATCTCTAACGGTACCATCAAGGAGGACATGGATTCTAAGGAGATGGCCAAGATTCTCAGGGATCAAGCAGACTGGGATTACGACGAGGCTAAGAAAATAATCGCTATTGATGAAAACGTTAATGTACTCATAGATGCCACGAGCGGTGTCCAGCATTTAAGGGAGATAATGGATACAATGCTCCAAGGTTATAGGTTGGCAATGAGAGAAGGGCCTTTAGCTCATGAACCTATCAGGGGAGTAAAGGTTATACTTCACGACGCTACCATACATGAAGATCCTGCACATAGGGGACCTGCCCAAATCTATCCGGCAGTGAGGAATGCCATATTTGCTGCAATGCTCATGTCTAAGCCAACACTCCTAGAGCCACTTCAGAAGCTTGATATAAGGGTTCCGATGGAATTTGTGGGTAACGTAACAGCGGTTCTAAGCAGAAAGAGGGGCAAAGTGCTTAATATGACTCAATCTGGAAGCGTCGCTAGGATACTTGCAGAGATCCCTGTGTCAGAGTCCTACGAGCTAGCCAGTGATCTAAGAGGCTCCACCGGCGGTAGAGCGTTCTGGGGAACCGAGTTCAGTAAATGGGCTCCAGTTCCAGATAGCATCCTTACTGATGTGATTCTGAAGATTAGAGAAAGAAAGGGTCTCCCCAAGGAACTGCCCAAGGTTGAGGACTTCCTGTCGTGAATCGAAATGGAAGAATTCAACCTTTTTGCTGGCTCCAAGGCAATCCTATTTGATTACGATAATACGCTAGTTAACTCTAAACCTGTTTTCAGGAAGGCTATTCAAGCCGTTTCCTCGGATATTTACAATTTTCTAAAGGATAATGCACAAACACTTGTCTCTCCTGAGCTATTGGAGCAGAAGCTTCTCTACATCTCTGAGAAGCTCGACTCAGAGGGAGTTTATGATAGGAACGCCTGGTGGGTAGAGGTTCTGAAAGAGATTGGGATAAATGAGGTTGAGAAGGATCAGCTATTCGAATGGACTAGCCTCTACTGGTCAATCGCAGGAGAGACTCTTCCCTTCGAAGATGCGATGGATATTCTAACCTATCTCAAGCAGAAGGGGTATAAACTAGGCCTTGTTACCAATAGTGATGGTGAGGGTGGAGATAAGAAGTCTAGAATATCAAAGTTTCCCTATATTGATAAATTTGATATAATGATAATAGGTGGTGAAAATAATGTTAAGCCTAAACCCAGTATCCAGCCCTTCATTCTTGCCTGTGAGGAGCTAAAGGCTAAGGGAAACGAGTGCGTAATGGTTGGAGATGATCCAGTTAAAGATTGCTTAGCTGCCAAGAAGGCCGGACTTAAGAGCATACTTGTAGATCGGGATAGGTCCGTAAAATATCCTGAATTGTATGCTGATTTTGTAGTGTCAAGTTTAAAGGAGTTAGAGGAGTTCCTGTAAATCTTCGTGTAACCTGTAAATGTAAGAGTTTGTGATTTCCCTATCTAATCCTGATCTATAGCTTGCGAGAAACCCATTTCTCGTTACCTCTATTCCTAGCGCTGGATTGTCCTCTGCGAACATGAACCTGTGTTTGAAGGATTTCCTTACAGCCACCAACTTATGAAAAAGTGCATATTCAATCCTTCCCGGCAACCCCATGTACCTTCCTAGGTATCTGACAAGGTATTTAGCCTCTCTTGGTTTTCCGCTGAGGTTGGTGAGTAGGGATTTCACCTCAGGGGGTAACAGGGAATACTCGTCAAGGAGATCATTTATTAGATCCTCTAGAGAGAATTTGAAATTAGAAGAGAGAGCCTTCAGAGTCTTTATTACATCAGTTTGATCTGTGGAAGTATCTCCTATTCCCAGGGTCACAGATGGTATCCCATTCCTCAATAACTCGAAAGACGCTGACATTGGGGAAATCAGATCACCCTTCATGTCTTGATATCTCATTCCAGGTGACAGCTCTAAAGCTAGGTTATCTCTAACCTCTATTGCCAGATCCCTGTCTGTAAATTTCTTACTAAGTTGCCTAGCCATGTATCCCCAATAAAGTGATGAAAATCCAGGTGCTCCAGACTCCATTCCAGATATACAAAGGTATTCCCATTGGTTACTAGGGTCATTTAGCTCTCGGAAAATTTTCGCTGACACTACCCAGCTTTTACTTTTGCTAAGCCATGTATCGTGATTGGAGACCAGAAGGAGTTTTTTGGACCTTTCTCTTCCATTTTTTATCGCATGGATAGCGTAAGCGTCTACGATCCTTGCCTTGGTTTCGAGATTTATCTCCACCAGATTCCCTTTCTTAGGATTTGCACCTTTTATCGATATCAGACCCAGTGGGGGTTCCGAGGCTCCAGACTGTAGGTAAGGAGGCGAAATCGAGACAGTCTCGACTTGTGTTAATAGTAAGGCTTCACAACCAAACCTCTTGGCCAGAATAATGTCGTAATAAACATCGAACCTCGAGTTACCCCTATTTACAAGTACTGTGTCTTTCCTACAGTCTTCAGGATTCTCCACTACGTGTCCTCTGATATACGAGGTAGGCGAGTATGGTAGTGCCTGATGTTCTACCCTTTCACCGTTTATGGTTACCAGAGAATGGTTAACCTCCCACGTTAATATCCTCTCCCTGTAGACCTTAATTTCATCGCTGACGTCTTCTAAGATTTCTCTTAGTCTCCCTATCCTTCTTCCCTCGTTTATATCGCCTGCTAACCCATGATCAATGCTCATTATTCTAACCTTGTTAACTTAATCGATAGTCTACATGTACAAAATAAATCAAGTTTTTCCGCACCCCGGAA from Metallosphaera sedula DSM 5348 harbors:
- the rrp42 gene encoding exosome complex protein Rrp42 → MSMTPTNENVIPLIKKESIIALLERGTRSDGRKFTDYRPLSITLGYAKKADGSALVKLGDTTVLAGVKVEEDEPYPDTPNQGNLVVNAELLPLAYETFEPGPPDENAIELSRVVDRSLRDSKAVDLSGLVIEPGKKVWTVWVDISVLDYGGNVLDACTIAAVAALYDAKLPKVVRENDNIIIQKEEKVTPLPIKYPVVTVSVAKIGKFLVVDPDLEEEGIMDAKISFSYIPSGNIVGIQKSGEGSFSQQEVEVAEGMASATSQKLLEELKSLIGIGKGES
- a CDS encoding 50S ribosomal protein L37ae; the encoded protein is MPSKKSSRIAGRFGARYGSSLRKKWSEIMEKRYADHTCPVCKTTGKVYRIASGVWSCKKCGSKWAGQAYTPS
- a CDS encoding prefoldin subunit beta; this encodes MAERIPPELQTQLLKLQQLQSQLERLTYEKSVIEGELREVNEVLKELANIPQDSPVYKIVGNLLIKQDRNNVQNELNERKELLELKSRTYQKQEGLLRKQFEDLQKKVNELIQKYYPQGAPGASPPKA
- the xpf gene encoding 3'-flap repair endonuclease Xpf, yielding MLRIYADTREKQSGIPDLLRDLGALVFLQQLSVGDYIVADGVAVERKNVFDLMNSVFDKRFFDQLERLREVYSKVFILVEGNLEGAKTITTKWKIFNSALITATVDYDVGVLYSLDKRESAEVLVTLARRYQERGVERKPISLHDKPKFESLDEMQLYLVQSLPNVGGKIALRLLTEFSTVRNICNSSIADLERVMKSRKKAELLYKIFNTKFSSNSDKKSASLTDFVEE
- a CDS encoding elongation factor EF-2; translated protein: MPKYKTSEQVLSLMKDRTRVRNIGIIAHVDHGKTTTSDQLLAASGIISPKVAGEALALDYLSVEQQRGITVKAANVSLYHEVEGKGYVINLIDTPGHVDFSGRVTRSLRVLDGSIVVVDSVEGVMTQTETVLRQSLEERVRPILFVNKVDRLVKELKLGPQEMMQKLMDIIKEVNNLINIYAEPELKEKWAINPTLGNVVFGSAKDRWGFSIPMAQKKGINMKHVIDAYSTTDKTKINELASQVPINEALLDAVIKFVPNPVDAQKYRIPKIWKGDLDNELAKSMLNADPNGPVVMMITDMKVDPHAGLVATGRVFSGTIRPGSEVWLVNAKAPQKVLQVSIYMGQFRELADEIPAGNIAAVLGLERARSGETLIDIRYKDLQGSFEKLHYVSEPVVTIAVEPKNPKDLTKMIDALRKLSIEDPNLVVKINEETGEYLLSGMGFLHVEVSLQLLKDNYGVDVVTTPPIVVYRESVRNKSQVFEGKSPNKHNKFYISVEPLNDKTIELISNGTIKEDMDSKEMAKILRDQADWDYDEAKKIIAIDENVNVLIDATSGVQHLREIMDTMLQGYRLAMREGPLAHEPIRGVKVILHDATIHEDPAHRGPAQIYPAVRNAIFAAMLMSKPTLLEPLQKLDIRVPMEFVGNVTAVLSRKRGKVLNMTQSGSVARILAEIPVSESYELASDLRGSTGGRAFWGTEFSKWAPVPDSILTDVILKIRERKGLPKELPKVEDFLS
- a CDS encoding HAD family hydrolase, with the protein product MEEFNLFAGSKAILFDYDNTLVNSKPVFRKAIQAVSSDIYNFLKDNAQTLVSPELLEQKLLYISEKLDSEGVYDRNAWWVEVLKEIGINEVEKDQLFEWTSLYWSIAGETLPFEDAMDILTYLKQKGYKLGLVTNSDGEGGDKKSRISKFPYIDKFDIMIIGGENNVKPKPSIQPFILACEELKAKGNECVMVGDDPVKDCLAAKKAGLKSILVDRDRSVKYPELYADFVVSSLKELEEFL
- a CDS encoding aminopeptidase produces the protein MSIDHGLAGDINEGRRIGRLREILEDVSDEIKVYRERILTWEVNHSLVTINGERVEHQALPYSPTSYIRGHVVENPEDCRKDTVLVNRGNSRFDVYYDIILAKRFGCEALLLTQVETVSISPPYLQSGASEPPLGLISIKGANPKKGNLVEINLETKARIVDAYAIHAIKNGRERSKKLLLVSNHDTWLSKSKSWVVSAKIFRELNDPSNQWEYLCISGMESGAPGFSSLYWGYMARQLSKKFTDRDLAIEVRDNLALELSPGMRYQDMKGDLISPMSASFELLRNGIPSVTLGIGDTSTDQTDVIKTLKALSSNFKFSLEDLINDLLDEYSLLPPEVKSLLTNLSGKPREAKYLVRYLGRYMGLPGRIEYALFHKLVAVRKSFKHRFMFAEDNPALGIEVTRNGFLASYRSGLDREITNSYIYRLHEDLQELL